In Microbulbifer salipaludis, a genomic segment contains:
- a CDS encoding LemA family protein produces MNSALTGKPKFTQRRLWQSLLLSLLMLGLSGCGINNIPTYDENVKATWAQVQNQYQRRADLIPNLVKTVKAYAAHERETLEAVTEARAKVNSMQVDSGIINDPAKLQQFEAAQAQLSSALSRLMVVVERYPDLKANQNFLALQSQLEGTENRISVARRDYIAAVERYNREIRTFPGRIWHSILYSDMPLRDTFEATSEDAEKAPEVDFQ; encoded by the coding sequence ATGAATTCTGCACTCACCGGCAAACCAAAGTTTACACAACGCCGTCTCTGGCAATCACTCCTGCTTTCGCTACTGATGTTGGGCTTGAGTGGCTGCGGGATCAACAACATCCCCACCTACGATGAAAATGTGAAGGCCACCTGGGCCCAGGTGCAAAACCAGTATCAGCGCCGCGCCGACCTGATTCCCAACCTGGTGAAAACCGTCAAGGCCTATGCGGCCCACGAGCGGGAGACCCTGGAGGCCGTCACCGAGGCCCGCGCCAAGGTAAACTCCATGCAGGTGGACTCCGGAATCATCAATGACCCGGCCAAGCTGCAGCAATTTGAGGCGGCCCAGGCCCAGCTGAGCAGTGCCCTGTCCCGCCTGATGGTAGTGGTGGAACGCTACCCGGACCTCAAGGCCAACCAGAATTTCCTCGCACTGCAATCTCAGCTGGAAGGCACCGAAAACCGCATCAGCGTGGCGCGCCGGGATTATATCGCCGCGGTGGAACGCTACAACCGGGAAATCCGCACTTTCCCCGGTCGTATCTGGCACAGCATCCTGTATAGCGACATGCCCCTGCGCGACACCTTCGAGGCAACCAGCGAAGATGCCGAGAAGGCGCCTGAAGTCGACTTCCAGTAA